TGTTGAATTGATTTCAGGAGCAAGATGTAAGCTTCTTTTCCCAAGGATATGTCACATCCTGCGCTTTGTGCACATAATCAAAAAGGAAATTCCCATTATTGCTTTTCACTAGCAATATGCTTTTGACCAGAAGTAGCACTGCGAGACAGACTCACTCATCAGAAGCACCTCTTCTTGTCTTTTTTAGCTGGTTCACCACGTCCTTTAACTTAAGAGTACGCCCCTTTAGCAAGTCCCACTTAAATCTCTTGGTTCCTCCTCGTGGTCCTTCTACTTCACCACTACATTTCAAACCAGAAACCATATGGAATTCTCTTATTGAGAACCTCAATAGCTGCGCACCGAAATGGAACCAAGCTTCATTATCTTTGATAGTAACGATGCTTCTTGCGAGAATAGCGTAGACAATCTTTGCTGATAATTTCAGAGAATCTATCAAAGATATTTACATGCCTAAGCAAAACAAGACACcaagcaaaaaaaattcaaaatttgttACCATCCGAGTTTTCTGGAAGGCCTTCCTGAAACTAAACAAATGCTTCCTGAATATTTTCTAAACAGGAGACAGTTTCACAAAGGACAAGCAACAAGAGACTTACAATGTCATAAGCAACATTTCTTAAACACGGGCAATAGATGCAAAAAGGTATGACATgggaatatatttttttcagacttttctggaaggttttcctgAAACTAGACAAATGCtttctgaattttttaaaaacactagAAAGTTTCACAAGCACAAGCAACAAGAGACTCGTGAGTAAATTCAAGAGTCTATCAAAGATATCTACATGCCTAAGCAATACAAGACACCAAgcaaaaaaactttaaaatttgttaCCATCCGAGTTTTCTGGAAAACCTTCCTGAAACTACACAAATGTTTCCTGAATATTTTCTAAACAGGAGACAATTTCACAAAGGACAAGCAACAAGAGACTTACAATGTCATAAGCAACATTTCCTAAACACGGGCAATAGATGCAAAAAAGGTATGACAcggaatatatttttttcagacTTTTCTAGAAGGTTTTCCTGAAACTTCACAAATGATTCctgaattttttataaacacTAGACAGTTTCACAAGCACAAGCAACAAGAGACTCATGAGTAAATTCAAGAGTCTATCAAAGATATCTACATGCCTAAGCAAAACAAGAcaccaagaaaaaaaacttcaaaatttgTTACCATCCGAGTTTTCTGGAAGGCCTTCCTGAAACTACACAAATGCTTCCTGAATATTTTCTAAACATGAGACAGTTTCACAAAAAACAAGCAACAAGAGACTTACAATGTCATATGCAACATTTCCTAAACACGGGCAATAGATGGAAAAAAGGTATGACATgggaatatatttttttcagacttttctggaaggttttcctgAAACTAGACAAATGTTTCCTgaatttttaataaacattAAACAGTTTCACAAGACAGTTTCACAAGCACAAGCAACAAGAGACTCATGAGTAAATTCAAGAGTCTATCAAAGATATCTACATGCTTAAGCAAAACAAGACACcaagcaaaaaaaattcaaaatttgttACCATCCGAGTTTTCTGGAAGACCTTCCTGAAACTACACAAATGCTTCctgaatattttctaaatagGAGACAGTTTCACAAAGAACAAGCAACAAAAGACTTACAATGTCATATGCAACATTTCCTAAACACGGGCAATAGATgcaaaacaaacaacaaatggTTCCTGAAAATTTTCTAAACACGAGACAGTTTCACAAGCAACAAGAGACTACAATAGCAAACAAAACAACAGATGCATATGTAAAAATGCATCACAAGCACAAGTAGCAAGAGACAAACTTTTATTTCCTACATctttcaaaatcaaattttcaggAAGACCTTCCTGAAGTGAGAAAGACTTGAATATGCAAACAAAACGACAAATGTAGATGCAAACACACATTCAATAGATGCAAACCCTTCCTGAAGTGAGGAAAATAAACACACATTCAATAGATGCAAACAAAACGACAGATGAATATGTAAAAATGCATCACAAGCACAAGCAGCAAGagacaaaattttattttctacatCTGTCAAAAACAACTATGTCATTGTCTctgaaatttaaaatgatattagCAATACAAAGAACACGAAACATCAAAGAAAGATTCACATTACACTCATGATTAACGAAAGCAAGGAAAAGCTACAATTTTTGAGTGTGTTCTTAACTAGGAAATTCTATGACTTTTACAGCAATCAGAGTACTAAAACATCAACACATACCACACACCTTTGAAGCAATATCAAATCGGAACAAATTATCAACAAAAAGAACTCGAAAcatcaaatattcaaaaaacaaATCGAAATCCCCAAATAGGAAACCTTAAGAAGAGGAATCATCTTTGTGACTTTTACCTTCTAGTGTcttttttgtgacaaaaacttcaAGTGTTCTTTTACACAATTGCCCATGTTCGAAAGATATGATGTTTCTAAAATTCCAGAACTATACGAATAGTGATGACATGAAAGTAAATGGGCCTCCAATTTTCCTCCTTAATGAAAAAGCATATGGCCCAAGTAGATAAAAGCCACGCTCCCTTTCTTGAGCACAAACTGTAGAAGAAGAAGGGCTACTCCCCTTGTAATCGCTCTCAGCCTCCATTCCTGCAAACAAACACAGATGGgaaagaagacgaagaaggcCGGTAAAGGCAAAGAAAAAACTGAGAGGAAAACGGCCAAGGCTGAGGAGAAGAAAGCTCGACGAGAAGGCAAGAAGCTCTCTCCTGAAGACGACATAGACGCTATTCTCGTATTTACTCTCTTcctctgcttcttttgttttcattagGTTCTGTCTAGACAGCAAAGAGGTTTCTTATTCCTTGTCTGAATTTCACATGGGGTCCTGCTAAGCTCTGTTCATAGTTTTATAGAtttattgatgatttaaaaGAGGCTACTTTAGTACAAGTGGTCTAATGTTGTATGTTGTTTACACAGTTGAGCAtacaaaaggaagaagctaaGAAGAAAGAGGTTCTTGTTGAGGAAAACGTGCCTGCACCATCTCCTAGGTCTAACTGCTCGGTTAGGCTTTGCTTTTATGTgtcttttaaaatttgaaacttttattttatctaaaactTTTCAATTTTGTTGAATCTGTGTGTGATGAAACATTTATGCAGCTTACTATAAATCCCTTGAAAGAGACTGAGCTGATACTCTATGGCGGCGAGTTTTATAATGGCCAAAAGGTTACCTTTCAAAATTTTGGCTTTAATTCTATTCTTTATTTAATAAGTGTTTGATTCTCtaaagatttaaataaaaattgtttctttTATGTGAATGCAGACATATGTATATGGTGATCTGTACCGATATGATGTTGATAAGCAGGAGTGGAAGCTAGTTTCAAGTCCCAACAGTCCACCTCCTCGCAGCTCTCACCAGGCAGTTGCTTGGAAGAATTATCTCTACATATTTGGtaggtttagtttttttttaatcttcatTCCTTTACCGTTCATATTTGTAAGcctcttttatttcttatcGATTAGGTGGTGAGTTTACATCGCCAAACCAAGAGCGGTTCCATCACTACAAGGTGAGAGTTGcatatttatgtgtgttttatcagtttttttttttttttttttttgtttctcacaTGGGTTTGATTTATAGGACTTTTGGATGCTGGACGTGAAAACTAATCAATGGGAACAATTAAATTTAAAGGGATGTCCTAGTCCCCGTTCTGGTCATCGTATGGTAAGTTTTCCATGTATCCTTAAAACTAATCTATGTAGTCGCTAACATACTGCTGGAATAACTTCGCATTTTCTATTCCACCTCTCAATGAAACATGAGAATATGTAGACTCTACATTATCCATTAATCAAACACTGAGACTAATATCAGTTTTGTGTAGTTTATAGATCATGGATGGGAATCTAGAATATTTATCTCCTGTGTTCTCCTTAATTTTCAAACTCTCTTTTGTGATGAATATATATTGAACTGTACTGTATTTAGTTGTTTGCGTAGTGGAAGTGAAATTTTAACTAATCAACTCTTGCTCCCCTCTAGTAACCAACCCATCAAGTTCTTATTCGGCTTTTGTTGTATCTTCCTGTTCTCCAGGTATTATACAAGCACAAGATTATAGTTTTTGGTGGCTTCTATGACACTCTACGTGAAGTAAGGTAATTTACTCATTGCGTAAGAAGTATATCATGATAGTGGTTTTTCTcctttttagtttaattattttggtttggataaATCCTTTTGTAAGAAATTTCAGTTAATGAAACTGGAAAATGTAAATCTTAGCTACTACTGAATTAGGATCTTAGTGTCACTTTAtgtctaagtttttttttgttttgttctttattaTAAGTTTACTTCTGCCAACCCCTGCAGGTATTACAATGATCTCTATGTGTTTGACTTGGACCAATACAAGGTAAAACCTACATACCATCGAAGAAGTTTCAACTTTCCACCCATCCTACCTCTCGGAAGCTCTTTactgaatatatattttggtgtCTCTTTAATAGTGGCAAGAAATAAAGCCTAAGCCTGGTGCCATGTGGCCTACAGCTAGAAGCGGTTTCCAGTTCTTTGTTTATCAAGATGAGGTTAGTTTACGAGGTTCATGTCTATATTATGGCCCTGTTCGTTTGCAGGTCGCTAGCGTCAGCGACCAATTTCAGCGATCAAACGTTGTTCGTTTACTGGTCGTGGATTCAGCGACTGATCGCAGCGACCACACTCTAGCGACCAGCGACTAAAAATTTCGGACGCTAAAAATGTTAGCGGTGAGATCAAAATCGTgcgattaatttttttttaaaaaaaaaatagtcgcTGCAATCAATTGCGCGACCTCTAAACGAACAACATCAGCGACATTAAATCGCAGTCGCTGGTCGCTGATTCTGGTCGCTGACGCTAGCGACCAGCAAACGAACAGGACCTATATCCTGGAGTTAAAGCTCTTGTCTCTTTTCCTGAAcgaaaaattaatagaaaatgaCAGATTCATTTCCAACGGTCCAAGCATGAACCATTTATTGATAAGAAAGCTTTTCATGCTGCAGATATTCTTATATGGTGGTTATTCAAAAGAAGTCTCATCTGAGAAGAGCTCTGAGAAAGGAGTTGTTCATGCTGATTTATGGTCTCTTGATCCCAGAACCTGGGAATGGAACAAAGTATGtactttttataattagttcgtttattattttgcaatttctATCAACTAGATGGAACTCTTATTCTTTCTTTGTTGTTGTAATTAGGTGAAGAAAATTGGGATGCCTCCTAGCTCCCGTGCAGGGTTTTCGGTATGTGTCCACAAAAAGCGTGCTTTGCTGTTTGGTGGTGTCGTGGATATGGAAATGGAAGGTCAGGAAATGGTTAtatcctttgttttttttttttttgcatatctGAATCTGTATAGTTGAATTATCATCGACTTGTGTAATTTATTTGGCAGGTGATGTAATGATGAGTTTATTCTTAAATGAGCTCTATGGCTTCCAGTTAGATAATCGCCGCTGGTAAGAATCCAATTGAGATGTTCTTCTGAGtacttttcttgttttcttctaAATCTTACCTTATCTACAGGTACCCCATAGAGCTACGAAAAGAGAAATCATCAAAAGATAAGGTATGTTTATGTCTACCTAGAGTTTCTGTTACGTGCTGTATTTACATGTTACCATCATTTTGATCTCTATGGACATATGTACGGTTACAGGCAAAGAAGAATTTAGAGGCCAAACCTATCGCAattaatgatgatgatgatgatgatgatgagatggATTCAGCGTCGGCCATGGGTGATGTGGCAGGCTCTTCCGATGGGATTTCTGAACGTATGGCAGCATGTCTAACTGTTGAAGGAAGTACACTTAATACTGAGTCTGATAAAAGTAAAGCTCTAAAGGGAAGACTAGATCCACAAGTCTCTGTCTCAGAAGAGGTTTGTTCAATAACATTGTGTTAAACTTGTGTTATGAGCTTTTGTGCCaacttgttattttttttctttggtgcAGGTTGTAAAACCATGTGGACGTATTAATTCTTGCATGGTTGTTGGGAAGGACACCTTATACATATATGGTGGCATGATGGAGatcaaagataaagaaataACTCTTGATGATTTGTATTCTCTTAATCTTAGCAAACTTGACGAGTGGAAGTGTATCATTCCGGTTTGTTCAACCTCAATCTACAttctattttctttctttctgttgattaaaaattgaaaactaatgTTATATCTTTAAAACAGGCGACTGAAACAGAGTGGGTGGAAGTCTCAGAGGATGAAGAAGGGGACGAagatgaggatgaagatgataGTGAGGATGAAGGAAACAGTGAGGAgtctgatgatgaagatgacgaTGAGGAAGTAGAGGTACTTGATGTTTGGTCTCTTCTTTTAGCTTCTTCAGCCCTTTCTCTTGTTGTTGGCTTTGACTCAATTTGGCCATGTAAAATCTAGGCAATGGATGTTGATGGATCAGTGAAAGTAGGAGAAGTTGTTGCAATGATTAAAGGTGAAGGAAAAGCCCTCCGAAGAAAAGAGAAACGAGCTCGGATAGAACAAATCAGAGCTAATCTAGGACTCTCAGATTCACAGAGAACCCCAGCGGTAATAATTACTTAAGAGTTTTAGTGAGAATCTGTTTGAAGCTTTCTGCTAATTTGATCATATGATGTCTTTGAAGCCTGGAGAAACTTTGAAGGATTTCTATAAGCGCACAAATATGTACTGGCAAATGGCTGCCTATGAGCATACCCAACATACTGGCAAGGTATGCTAATTTCTGTTTTGATTTAGTATCTAATGAAACGTATACTGTTAGcagttttgttctgtttttaagGATGAGTCATGACATTATGATCCACATGTAAAATTGGCATTGTAGGAGCTGCGGAAGGATGGTTTTGACCTTGCAGAAACTAGGTATCTGGAACTCAAACCCGTACTAGATGAGGTCAGATGAatctctctattttttttcttttctctctatAGTTTTTAAAAGTAACCAAAGTTCTGATAAGTGATGATGGTTGAATGTAAATCTGCAGTTGGCAATACTTGAGGCAGAGCAAAAGGCTGAAGAAGCAGAAGCACCTGAGTCTAGTGGTACCTCTAGAAAGGGAGGCATtgcaaagaagaagagataGATGCTTTGCAGCTTCTTCAAAAAGCCATCATATGTATACTGTTGAATATCAGTTTTGAAGTTGGAATTTTTCGTGTCTACTTAATGCGATTATGTGAGACTGTTTCTGAAGAATTTAATCTTTGAGTATTTATTATACTTCCATAAAATCTACAATATTGTCTGAAGCCAATGTTAGGTTCTACAATTGAAATGGGCTTCGTAGCccaaatttttgatttttaaagttAGTTTGAAGTCCAACCTACATGAATTAACAAATATGAATTAATGATGTATTGTTtcgaaacaaaataaatttaatgatggacttttctttttgaatccatttttaaaaaaaatataatatatttaattattagaccaaaattaaattaaattggaAGGGTATTTATgattgaaaacaattttttattcaacagttagttattttttcaaattaaaaacgCTTACTAAATTCTTTACttatttttcaaaagttttaagaCATTAATCCATAACAAAAGTTACAAAACTAACACAgccaaacataaaataaaaaaataatctacCAACAACGAACATATATATcagatcaatttttatattttaacatgaCTAACTAAAACTAAATGAAAACTTAATTGAGAACAGACTCAGCGGACATGCTAGCACGAAGTGTCAAGAATCAACCGTTTTTGTCGTCCACATGACTAACTAAAACTAAATGAAAACTAATTGTCGTTTTTATCCCAAAttgttttttatctttttatgtcAACATTCGTCTTCAAACTTGACCATAGGAGCTGGTTAAATTTGGAAATTATGAAGTATTttctcattaaaaccttagttTGACAAAACAATTTGGGATAAAAACGAAACCAAAGAAAAAGAGCATAACacctcatgatcaagaggatcAGTGTAATGAGAGTTCTACGAGTCAAAGTTTCAGGTGAATGAATTCACACACTTTAGTGCTTTCTGCGTTGGTGAAGAAATCAACCAATTGATCTTCactttttgtgtaacaaaaaagaATAACTTGTTACTCCACTGCTTCTTTGACCTtatgacaatccacctcaatgtatTTGGTCTTTCATGCAACACATTGTTAGATGCTATGTGAATTCCTGTCTGGTTGTCGCAATAGATAGTAATAGGATAGATTGTCTCTATGCCCAAGTCCCTCAGCATCCCTTGATCATATGAGTTCACTAGTAAGCTTCTTCGTAGATTagtactctgcctcagcacttaaACAAGACACCACCTCATGCTTCTTACTCTTTCAAGTGACCAAATTCCCTATAATGAAGGTGCAGTAACTGGTTGTTGACCTcatgtccactctatcaccagctcAATGAACATCACAATATCATGTAATCTCTGTACTCTTGTTATAACTCATCCATACTCATTGCCCTGATGCTTCTCAAATATCTCCAGATCCTTTCTACCATATTCTGGTAGTgtatcttgggagcttgcatgtgctgactgacttAATTGACTCCA
This genomic stretch from Raphanus sativus cultivar WK10039 chromosome 3, ASM80110v3, whole genome shotgun sequence harbors:
- the LOC130509884 gene encoding uncharacterized protein LOC130509884; translated protein: MGKKTKKAGKGKEKTERKTAKAEEKKARREGKKLSPEDDIDAILLSIQKEEAKKKEVLVEENVPAPSPRSNCSLTINPLKETELILYGGEFYNGQKTYVYGDLYRYDVDKQEWKLVSSPNSPPPRSSHQAVAWKNYLYIFGGEFTSPNQERFHHYKDFWMLDVKTNQWEQLNLKGCPSPRSGHRMVLYKHKIIVFGGFYDTLREVRYYNDLYVFDLDQYKWQEIKPKPGAMWPTARSGFQFFVYQDEIFLYGGYSKEVSSEKSSEKGVVHADLWSLDPRTWEWNKVKKIGMPPSSRAGFSVCVHKKRALLFGGVVDMEMEGDVMMSLFLNELYGFQLDNRRWYPIELRKEKSSKDKAKKNLEAKPIAINDDDDDDDEMDSASAMGDVAGSSDGISERMAACLTVEGSTLNTESDKSKALKGRLDPQVSVSEEVVKPCGRINSCMVVGKDTLYIYGGMMEIKDKEITLDDLYSLNLSKLDEWKCIIPATETEWVEVSEDEEGDEDEDEDDSEDEGNSEESDDEDDDEEVEAMDVDGSVKVGEVVAMIKGEGKALRRKEKRARIEQIRANLGLSDSQRTPAPGETLKDFYKRTNMYWQMAAYEHTQHTGKELRKDGFDLAETRYLELKPVLDELAILEAEQKAEEAEAPESSGTSRKGGIAKKKR